One stretch of Roseimicrobium sp. ORNL1 DNA includes these proteins:
- a CDS encoding sigma 54-interacting transcriptional regulator: MKNKSDSLSEEAALRLIVEGTVSETGTEFFRALVRNLAAAVQTDGAWVTEYLPDANRLRALAFWFGNEHLDDYEHDVPGTPCEAVLTERKLVHYPDRIVEIYPEEPDLRKFNVVSYLGVPLFDARGEIMGHLAVMDTKPLPSEPRIISLFEIFAARAAAELRRLRTERELRAREEQVSALLQSVMDGVVVLDASLRIARVNPAAERLTGYTAEALIGQDSKWFLAGESAKLIANCTKELAGMPHDARHLWIPSQLTVLRADRTRFPAEATLSCFESQGGPFYTLILRNVDDRLTAERQIALLSAEREYLRGERAQESVLGELIGASRSMQEVRSAIKQVAVTDATVLIHGETGTGKELVAEAIHAASTRKTKPLVRVNCAAIPASLMESEFFGHEKGAFTGAVAKREGRFSLADDGTIFLDEVGELPLDLQAKLLRVLQEGEFEPLGSTKTKKVDVRVVAATNRDLAEMVKEGTFREDLYYRLHVFPIVVPPLRERGDDVVLLANAFLQRFSERMGRQLDPLHREDLHRLSSYDWPGNIRELQNVIERAIILTHGTRVNVAGALPVAGVSFPDSISGSDVSAKPRILTVEELEALERENLRRALDACGGKISGASGAAQLLGVPASTFSSRMKALGVVRQGEQEKRSG, translated from the coding sequence GTGAAGAACAAGTCCGACAGCTTGAGCGAGGAGGCGGCCCTGCGTCTCATCGTGGAGGGCACTGTGTCCGAGACAGGCACGGAGTTTTTCCGCGCGCTCGTGAGAAATCTCGCCGCCGCCGTGCAGACGGACGGAGCCTGGGTCACAGAGTACCTGCCCGATGCCAACCGTCTGCGTGCCCTCGCGTTCTGGTTTGGGAACGAGCACCTGGACGACTATGAACATGATGTGCCGGGCACGCCCTGTGAGGCCGTGCTGACCGAGCGGAAGCTGGTGCACTATCCGGATCGCATCGTGGAGATCTACCCGGAGGAACCGGACCTGCGAAAGTTCAACGTGGTGAGCTACCTCGGCGTGCCTCTCTTTGATGCGCGTGGTGAAATCATGGGCCACCTCGCGGTGATGGATACCAAACCGTTGCCATCCGAGCCACGCATCATCTCCCTTTTCGAGATCTTTGCCGCACGTGCCGCGGCGGAACTCCGCCGCCTGCGCACGGAGCGCGAGCTGCGCGCTCGTGAGGAGCAAGTGTCCGCGCTGCTGCAGAGCGTGATGGACGGTGTGGTTGTGCTCGATGCCTCCCTGCGCATTGCGAGAGTGAACCCCGCGGCGGAAAGACTCACGGGTTACACCGCGGAAGCGCTCATCGGGCAGGACTCCAAGTGGTTCCTCGCCGGTGAGAGCGCCAAGTTGATCGCCAACTGTACGAAGGAACTCGCGGGCATGCCACATGATGCGCGCCACTTGTGGATTCCCTCCCAGCTCACGGTGCTACGTGCGGACAGGACCCGCTTCCCCGCAGAAGCCACGCTGTCCTGCTTCGAGAGTCAGGGGGGGCCTTTCTACACCCTCATCCTGCGCAATGTGGATGACCGCCTCACCGCCGAGCGCCAGATTGCGCTGCTCTCCGCGGAGCGCGAGTACCTGCGCGGCGAGCGCGCCCAGGAGTCCGTGCTGGGTGAGTTGATTGGCGCGAGCCGCTCCATGCAGGAGGTGCGCTCAGCCATCAAACAGGTGGCAGTGACCGATGCCACAGTGCTCATCCATGGAGAGACAGGCACAGGAAAGGAACTGGTCGCAGAGGCCATTCACGCAGCCAGCACTCGCAAGACGAAGCCGCTCGTACGAGTGAACTGTGCGGCGATCCCCGCCTCGCTCATGGAGAGCGAATTCTTCGGCCACGAGAAAGGCGCCTTCACCGGTGCGGTGGCGAAGCGTGAGGGCCGCTTCAGTCTCGCGGATGACGGCACCATCTTCCTGGATGAAGTGGGCGAGCTGCCGCTGGACTTGCAGGCCAAGCTCCTGCGCGTGCTGCAGGAGGGTGAATTCGAACCTCTGGGCAGCACGAAGACGAAGAAGGTGGACGTGCGCGTGGTCGCTGCCACCAATCGCGACCTTGCGGAAATGGTGAAGGAAGGAACCTTTCGTGAGGACCTCTACTACCGACTGCACGTCTTCCCCATCGTGGTGCCACCGCTGCGTGAGCGAGGCGATGACGTGGTGCTGCTGGCAAATGCCTTCCTGCAGCGCTTCTCCGAGCGCATGGGTCGTCAGCTCGATCCACTGCATCGTGAGGATCTGCATCGCCTTTCCAGTTACGACTGGCCGGGAAATATCCGTGAGCTGCAAAATGTCATCGAGCGCGCCATCATCCTAACGCATGGCACCCGCGTGAATGTGGCCGGCGCCCTGCCCGTGGCCGGTGTATCATTTCCTGATAGCATATCCGGCAGCGACGTTTCCGCCAAACCTCGCATCCTCACCGTGGAAGAACTTGAGGCCTTGGAGCGTGAGAACCTGCGACGTGCCCTCGATGCCTGCGGCGGCAAAATCTCCGGTGCAAGCGGAGCCGCGCAACTGCTGGGCGTACCCGCCTCCACCTTCAGCTCACGCATGAAGGCGCTCGGTGTCGTACGCCAGGGTGAACAAGAGAAGCGGTCGGGCTAG
- a CDS encoding LysR family transcriptional regulator, translating to MIDRIRALLMVIEEGSVNRAALRLRITQPALSRQMKALEDEIGGRLLEREASGVSPTALGHALVKAMRPVVKSYDVALANLRREARGERAELRVGYLVSAAQSVLTPALARLRKSHPAVKLKLHDMSPREQIDGLRAGELDIALIGQEGAVAAEDFHHAKLRSFGVCVAVGAGDPLAQRTSISLKELKERDFIGVDEEQMPGRNRWMAGLCKAAGFKARFVVIVDGITNVLSQVVSESAVTLLPDYFLKSQHPGVTFVPITDERARWDFIVLWQRGRAPSSTRALVEALKEVTAG from the coding sequence ATGATCGACCGCATTCGTGCGCTGCTCATGGTGATTGAAGAAGGCAGCGTAAACCGTGCCGCCCTGAGGTTGCGCATCACCCAGCCTGCGCTGAGCCGCCAGATGAAGGCGCTGGAGGATGAAATCGGCGGCAGGCTGCTGGAGCGCGAGGCCAGCGGGGTGTCACCCACCGCACTGGGCCACGCCTTGGTAAAAGCGATGCGTCCCGTCGTGAAGTCGTATGATGTCGCGCTGGCGAATCTCCGTCGGGAAGCACGGGGAGAGCGGGCTGAGCTGCGCGTGGGTTACCTCGTTTCCGCGGCGCAATCGGTGCTCACGCCTGCTCTGGCGCGGCTGCGCAAGTCACATCCCGCAGTGAAGCTGAAACTGCATGACATGTCTCCACGGGAGCAGATCGATGGCTTGCGCGCGGGCGAGCTGGATATCGCACTCATCGGGCAGGAGGGTGCGGTGGCGGCGGAGGACTTTCACCATGCCAAGCTTCGGTCCTTCGGCGTTTGCGTTGCAGTAGGTGCTGGAGACCCGCTCGCACAACGGACGAGTATTTCCCTCAAAGAACTGAAGGAACGTGACTTCATCGGTGTGGACGAGGAGCAGATGCCGGGGCGGAATCGTTGGATGGCAGGGCTGTGCAAGGCCGCCGGCTTCAAAGCACGCTTCGTGGTGATTGTGGATGGCATCACCAACGTCCTTTCCCAGGTGGTCTCTGAGTCCGCGGTGACCCTCCTGCCGGACTACTTCCTGAAATCCCAGCATCCAGGTGTGACCTTCGTGCCCATTACGGATGAACGGGCACGGTGGGATTTCATCGTGCTCTGGCAGCGAGGTCGTGCTCCCAGCTCAACACGGGCACTCGTGGAGGCACTTAAGGAAGTCACGGCAGGCTGA
- a CDS encoding class I SAM-dependent methyltransferase: MHASLLTPTSIIASVKAQQKAAWESGNFGKVALYNEPTAEEFMSRLPITSSMTVLDAACGTGNLAVIAAQLGCKTSGIDFASNLIAQARHRANHLGLNISFMEGDVEELPYAANSFDAVVSMFGVMFAPQPRKVVQELLRVTRPGGVIALACWTPEGFIGHMFSIFRRHLPPAPLPTSSPLEWGNESVVRERLFQGIGLLRTTRHTTHLRYPFSPAETVDFFREYYGPTRKAFEALDAAGRKALHVDLVRLQEEHNISGNPDVTDTPAEYLEIVARRI, from the coding sequence ATGCATGCAAGTTTGCTTACCCCCACATCGATCATCGCCTCTGTGAAAGCCCAGCAAAAGGCCGCCTGGGAGAGCGGCAACTTCGGCAAGGTGGCCCTCTACAATGAGCCCACGGCCGAGGAGTTCATGTCACGCCTCCCGATCACTTCGAGCATGACGGTCCTTGATGCCGCCTGCGGAACGGGAAATCTCGCGGTTATCGCGGCACAGCTCGGCTGCAAAACGAGCGGCATCGACTTCGCATCCAATCTCATCGCTCAAGCCCGGCATCGCGCCAACCACCTTGGGTTGAACATCAGCTTCATGGAAGGCGATGTAGAAGAGCTGCCATATGCCGCCAACAGTTTCGATGCGGTGGTGAGCATGTTCGGCGTGATGTTCGCACCACAACCTCGCAAGGTGGTGCAGGAGCTTCTGCGTGTGACAAGGCCCGGCGGCGTGATCGCGCTGGCCTGCTGGACGCCCGAGGGTTTCATCGGTCACATGTTCAGTATCTTCCGCAGGCATCTCCCTCCTGCACCCCTGCCCACTTCCTCGCCGCTGGAGTGGGGCAACGAGTCCGTGGTTCGTGAACGCCTGTTCCAGGGCATCGGACTCCTCCGCACCACCCGGCACACCACGCATCTGCGTTATCCCTTTTCGCCGGCGGAAACGGTGGACTTCTTCCGCGAATACTACGGCCCCACCCGGAAGGCATTCGAGGCCCTGGACGCAGCAGGCCGAAAGGCCCTGCACGTCGACCTGGTCCGCCTGCAGGAGGAGCACAACATCTCCGGCAATCCCGATGTTACGGACACGCCAGCGGAATACCTCGAAATCGTGGCGCGTCGCATCTGA
- a CDS encoding selenium-binding protein SBP56-related protein gives MLKRTWCFSRSGFSAAAALLTLASASPASADETCSSPYLARIEGQEEFVYVWTLGDEAVGDGSDKLVTIDVKPGSPTYGKVIHTHSLGSRNEAHHGGFTDDRRQLWLSGLESSRLFIYDVHTNPSKPKFVKSIDDFVEKSGGAVGPHGVYALPGRVLVPCLSNAQDKSGRTALVEYTNDAQYITTHWIPSPKDTRGVANAELADGYGYDARVLPRKNVLLTTSFTGLDNYMTAFGKVAANPEAMKRFGGTMVQWDFHTRKPKKVFAVPGAPLEIRWAWGDKHNYAFTATALTSKLWLFYEDEKGEWQAKEIAHIGDPKSGVIPVDISLSADDKTLFVDSFMDGKCRVYDVSNPHQPKLIHENEIGRQLNMVSQSWDGKRLYFSSSLLAKWDKEGADNEQFVRAYAWDGKQLTPKFELDFTALKLGRPHHMLFGSTKVGN, from the coding sequence ATGTTGAAACGAACTTGGTGTTTCTCCCGCAGCGGCTTCTCCGCTGCTGCTGCCCTGCTCACTCTCGCATCCGCCAGTCCGGCGAGCGCGGATGAGACCTGCTCTTCCCCCTACCTCGCCCGCATCGAAGGACAGGAGGAATTCGTCTATGTCTGGACCTTGGGAGATGAGGCTGTGGGTGATGGCTCCGACAAGCTGGTGACCATCGATGTGAAGCCCGGCTCACCCACTTACGGGAAAGTCATTCACACCCACTCCCTGGGTAGTCGCAATGAAGCCCACCATGGTGGCTTCACCGATGACCGCCGCCAGCTCTGGCTCTCCGGCCTGGAGAGCAGCCGCCTCTTCATCTATGATGTGCACACCAATCCCTCGAAGCCGAAGTTCGTGAAGAGCATCGATGATTTCGTGGAGAAGAGCGGTGGCGCTGTCGGTCCCCATGGCGTGTATGCCCTCCCCGGGCGTGTGCTCGTTCCCTGCCTCTCGAATGCGCAGGACAAGAGCGGCCGCACCGCGCTGGTTGAGTACACGAATGATGCCCAGTACATCACCACGCACTGGATTCCCTCTCCAAAGGACACACGGGGTGTCGCGAATGCCGAGCTCGCCGATGGTTATGGCTATGACGCCCGTGTCCTGCCGCGGAAGAATGTGCTGCTCACCACCTCCTTCACCGGCCTGGACAACTACATGACCGCCTTCGGCAAAGTGGCGGCGAATCCGGAAGCCATGAAGCGCTTCGGTGGGACCATGGTGCAGTGGGACTTCCACACGCGCAAGCCCAAGAAGGTCTTCGCCGTGCCAGGTGCCCCGCTGGAAATCCGCTGGGCCTGGGGTGACAAACACAACTATGCCTTCACCGCGACCGCGCTGACCTCGAAGCTCTGGCTCTTCTATGAAGATGAAAAGGGCGAGTGGCAGGCGAAGGAGATTGCGCACATCGGCGACCCCAAGAGCGGGGTCATCCCTGTCGACATCAGCCTGAGTGCGGATGACAAGACGCTCTTCGTGGACTCCTTCATGGACGGGAAATGCCGCGTGTATGACGTCTCCAACCCACACCAACCCAAGCTGATTCACGAGAACGAGATTGGCCGCCAGCTCAACATGGTGTCCCAGAGCTGGGATGGAAAGCGTCTCTACTTCAGCAGCTCCCTGCTGGCGAAGTGGGACAAGGAGGGCGCGGACAATGAACAGTTCGTTCGTGCCTACGCCTGGGATGGGAAGCAGCTCACACCGAAGTTCGAGCTGGACTTCACCGCGCTGAAGCTGGGACGACCGCATCACATGCTCTTCGGTTCCACCAAGGTCGGCAACTAG
- a CDS encoding SGNH/GDSL hydrolase family protein → MKTILCYGDSNTWGYDPVASAGSPYAIRHPHDVRWTGVLARELGEGYRVIEEGFNGRTTVLDDPIVQHRNGRTYLPACLGSHKPIDLVVLMLGTNDLKVMFNLPPGEIANGAGELVKLIKQSECGPKAGAPRILLVSPALVGDFSRVPDIEEKFVGALEKTQRFPALYEAIAQQHGCAFLNIQPHAKASDWDGLHFEADQHTSIGLAMAAAVKRVLG, encoded by the coding sequence ATGAAGACGATTCTCTGCTACGGTGACTCGAATACTTGGGGCTATGACCCCGTGGCCTCCGCCGGCTCTCCCTACGCCATCCGCCACCCGCATGATGTGAGGTGGACTGGTGTGCTGGCCCGTGAACTCGGCGAAGGGTATCGGGTCATCGAGGAAGGTTTTAATGGCCGCACTACCGTGCTGGACGATCCCATCGTGCAACACCGCAACGGACGCACCTACCTCCCTGCCTGCCTGGGTTCGCACAAGCCCATCGATCTCGTGGTGCTGATGCTCGGCACCAATGATCTCAAGGTGATGTTCAACCTGCCCCCGGGCGAAATCGCCAATGGAGCAGGAGAACTCGTAAAGCTGATCAAGCAGAGCGAGTGCGGCCCCAAGGCTGGAGCACCACGCATCCTGCTCGTGAGCCCGGCACTGGTCGGCGACTTCTCACGGGTGCCGGACATTGAGGAGAAGTTTGTGGGAGCGCTTGAGAAGACACAGCGGTTTCCCGCCCTGTACGAGGCGATCGCCCAGCAACACGGCTGTGCGTTCCTGAACATCCAGCCCCATGCCAAAGCGAGTGACTGGGATGGTCTGCACTTCGAGGCGGATCAGCACACCAGCATCGGTCTCGCCATGGCGGCGGCGGTGAAGCGGGTGCTTGGCTGA
- a CDS encoding sulfite exporter TauE/SafE family protein — MFDWLTQYTLIDTQQAFLLAALGALCIGMAKAGLSGCGLVSVLLFAEAFGAKASTGIVLPLLISADFMGYFLLRRGGKWRQIIPLVPPALLGVVIGWWLLDKLDNHLARLVIGWLILALLALKLLLDWKRDQLKELHKHQVFTWFLGVAAGVATMLANAAGPVMTVYLLAQRFEKSEYLGVFTRFFLFINLVKVPFSANIGLIHPTSLLTNLVLLPAVILGAVLGWRLVKVMSQRVFEWVIFSFALLAAARLVLG, encoded by the coding sequence ATGTTCGACTGGCTGACGCAGTACACCCTCATTGATACCCAACAGGCCTTCCTGCTTGCCGCCCTTGGGGCGCTCTGCATCGGCATGGCCAAGGCAGGACTCAGCGGCTGTGGCTTGGTAAGCGTGCTGCTCTTCGCCGAGGCCTTTGGCGCCAAGGCATCCACGGGCATCGTGCTACCCCTGCTCATCTCGGCAGATTTCATGGGTTACTTCCTCCTGCGTCGAGGCGGGAAATGGCGGCAGATCATTCCGCTCGTGCCGCCGGCGCTCCTCGGCGTGGTCATCGGCTGGTGGCTCCTGGACAAGCTGGACAATCACCTTGCGCGCCTCGTCATCGGCTGGCTCATCCTCGCCCTCCTTGCGCTGAAGCTCCTGCTCGACTGGAAGCGGGATCAACTCAAGGAACTGCACAAGCATCAGGTCTTCACGTGGTTCCTCGGCGTCGCAGCGGGCGTCGCCACCATGCTGGCGAATGCGGCCGGTCCCGTGATGACCGTCTACCTCCTCGCCCAGCGGTTTGAGAAGAGTGAATATCTCGGTGTGTTCACGCGGTTCTTCCTGTTCATCAATCTGGTGAAAGTCCCTTTCAGCGCCAACATTGGACTGATCCATCCCACGTCCTTGCTGACCAATCTGGTGTTGCTGCCGGCGGTGATCCTCGGCGCGGTGCTGGGGTGGAGGCTGGTGAAGGTGATGTCACAACGCGTGTTTGAGTGGGTTATTTTTTCCTTCGCCCTGCTCGCAGCTGCCCGGCTGGTGCTTGGGTAA
- a CDS encoding pyridoxamine 5'-phosphate oxidase family protein, producing MHTVLTPSVLEAERHYYGRTYPTFDTEPKSDAFTGGEIDFIQSRDSFYMATITENGWPYLQHRGGARGFLRVTGPNELMFADHGGNRQMISVGSLAVNDRVNLFLMDYPARERLKILGHAKVLDAREHPDLVEKTKPPGGHAAKVERIFVINVLSYDWNCPKFITPRFTVEEVTEAVAPLKARIAELEAQLKRQSS from the coding sequence ATGCATACTGTGCTCACGCCCTCCGTCCTGGAGGCGGAGCGCCACTACTACGGACGCACCTATCCGACGTTCGATACCGAGCCGAAAAGCGATGCCTTCACCGGAGGTGAGATAGATTTCATCCAGAGCCGGGACTCGTTTTACATGGCCACCATCACCGAGAACGGCTGGCCGTATCTCCAGCATCGCGGTGGCGCCAGGGGATTCCTGCGGGTTACCGGTCCCAACGAACTCATGTTCGCGGACCACGGTGGCAACCGGCAGATGATCAGCGTGGGCAGCCTGGCGGTGAATGACCGGGTGAATCTCTTCCTTATGGACTACCCAGCGCGCGAGCGGCTGAAGATTCTCGGTCATGCCAAAGTGCTGGATGCGCGCGAACACCCTGACCTTGTGGAAAAGACGAAGCCGCCCGGTGGTCACGCCGCAAAGGTGGAGCGCATCTTCGTCATCAACGTGCTGTCCTATGACTGGAACTGTCCCAAGTTCATCACACCACGATTCACCGTCGAAGAAGTCACGGAAGCAGTAGCTCCGCTCAAGGCCCGCATCGCGGAACTTGAGGCCCAACTCAAACGGCAGTCGTCATGA
- a CDS encoding SCO family protein, translating to MNTFQLYVLGLASLVALLHVQPAEPEPEAQSSPLLRRSPWRDYEAPKPGTYTLPVVKQAADGEVLDARGRVYHLADLTRGRVTVMSFIYTRCTDATACPMATGILNELHQLSTGDADLARGMRLISMSFDPVADTPERMGEYAKIMSGRKSGAPWTFLTTESPAALGPILKGYDQAVSPKRNPADPAGPLNHTLRVYLIDSQGRIRNIYSSGTLDLRLVIADVRTLLLEAPTSSKSS from the coding sequence ATGAACACGTTTCAGTTGTATGTGCTCGGACTGGCCAGCCTTGTGGCGCTGCTCCACGTGCAACCGGCCGAACCTGAGCCGGAAGCGCAATCCTCCCCTCTCCTGCGACGCAGCCCCTGGAGGGACTATGAGGCGCCCAAGCCCGGCACCTACACGCTGCCGGTGGTGAAGCAGGCGGCTGATGGCGAGGTACTGGATGCCAGGGGCAGAGTCTACCACCTGGCGGATCTCACCAGGGGCCGTGTCACGGTGATGAGCTTCATCTACACGCGCTGCACCGATGCCACCGCTTGCCCCATGGCGACTGGCATCCTGAATGAGCTGCACCAGCTCAGCACCGGTGATGCGGATCTCGCGCGTGGCATGCGGCTCATCAGCATGAGCTTCGATCCAGTTGCGGACACCCCGGAGCGCATGGGCGAGTACGCCAAGATCATGAGCGGGCGCAAAAGTGGTGCGCCGTGGACCTTTCTCACCACCGAATCCCCGGCAGCGCTTGGACCCATCCTCAAGGGCTATGACCAGGCCGTGAGCCCGAAAAGAAATCCCGCTGACCCGGCCGGTCCGCTCAATCACACCCTGCGTGTCTATCTCATCGATTCCCAGGGTCGCATTCGCAACATCTACAGCAGCGGCACGCTCGACCTGCGGCTGGTGATCGCAGATGTGCGGACACTCCTTCTCGAGGCGCCCACGTCTTCGAAGTCTTCGTGA
- a CDS encoding PQQ-binding-like beta-propeller repeat protein has product MNSSPLRFLLSFPVIAALILGSVIAWTWIDGHVARSAALILLPALWVVLTAVWWVLRGKGRRLKRLGVVVLVGVVMAAVLAFTVRREGSADGTAFPKFTWRWTKPDVVELPAIAETPAPKADVGAPPAGVADFTRFMGVNGDGVIPDAGIQTDWKTHAPRELWRISIGLGWPGFAVAGRRAVTQEQRGEEEYVTCYDITNGSLLWSHKDHARFTEGMGGDGPRATPTLDLEKKLVYSYGATSILNCLELDTGKLVWSRNILSESGTENLVWAKSIAPLLVGELVVVSGGTGAPTLLAMKKDTGEIVWKAGVDGASYSSPVVRTLAGKEQIVSVNASSVTGHDIATGDVLWTFDWPPNAYAKVGQPLLVGTDRLLVTASYGMKSHLLQITKDGSGKFSCAPVWTSTTPRTKFSSAAVIGNHAYALDEGTLACVNLADGERVWRDGRYGFGQHLVVGDHLLIQTEPGDVVLVKANPEKLEEMGRIKALSSKTWNPPTLAGRYLLVRNDREAVCFEIPAKAP; this is encoded by the coding sequence ATGAACTCCTCTCCGCTCCGATTTCTCCTGAGCTTCCCGGTCATCGCCGCGCTCATCCTTGGAAGTGTAATCGCCTGGACCTGGATTGATGGGCATGTGGCACGCTCGGCAGCGCTCATCTTGCTGCCAGCGCTGTGGGTGGTGCTCACCGCCGTGTGGTGGGTGCTGCGGGGAAAAGGCAGGAGGCTGAAGCGACTGGGTGTTGTGGTTCTGGTGGGAGTGGTGATGGCCGCTGTGCTTGCATTCACCGTGAGGCGTGAAGGTTCTGCCGATGGCACGGCGTTTCCAAAATTCACCTGGCGCTGGACCAAGCCGGATGTGGTAGAGCTTCCAGCCATTGCTGAAACACCGGCACCCAAAGCAGATGTGGGAGCGCCGCCTGCCGGGGTGGCAGACTTCACCCGGTTCATGGGCGTGAATGGCGATGGCGTCATCCCCGATGCAGGCATCCAGACGGACTGGAAGACGCATGCTCCACGTGAGTTGTGGCGGATTTCCATCGGCCTGGGCTGGCCGGGCTTCGCGGTGGCGGGGCGGCGTGCCGTCACGCAGGAACAGCGCGGTGAGGAGGAGTATGTGACCTGTTATGACATCACCAACGGCTCGCTGCTGTGGTCACACAAGGACCACGCAAGATTCACCGAAGGCATGGGCGGCGATGGACCACGCGCTACCCCCACGCTCGACCTGGAGAAAAAGCTGGTCTATTCCTACGGCGCGACCAGCATCCTCAATTGCCTGGAACTCGACACTGGAAAGCTGGTGTGGAGCCGGAACATCCTCAGTGAGTCCGGCACGGAGAATCTGGTGTGGGCGAAGAGCATCGCGCCACTGCTCGTGGGTGAACTCGTGGTGGTCAGCGGTGGCACTGGCGCGCCGACGCTGCTCGCGATGAAGAAGGATACGGGCGAGATCGTGTGGAAGGCCGGCGTGGATGGCGCGAGCTACAGTTCACCAGTAGTGCGCACGCTTGCCGGCAAGGAACAGATCGTCAGCGTGAATGCCAGCTCGGTGACCGGCCATGACATTGCCACAGGTGATGTGCTCTGGACGTTTGACTGGCCGCCCAATGCCTATGCGAAAGTCGGGCAGCCACTTCTTGTAGGCACAGACCGCCTGCTGGTCACCGCCAGCTACGGCATGAAGAGTCATCTGCTGCAGATCACGAAGGATGGCAGTGGCAAGTTCTCCTGCGCGCCCGTCTGGACCAGCACCACACCGCGCACGAAGTTCAGCAGCGCGGCGGTGATTGGTAACCATGCCTATGCCCTGGATGAAGGGACGCTCGCGTGTGTGAACCTCGCCGATGGTGAGCGCGTGTGGCGTGACGGGCGCTACGGCTTCGGCCAGCATCTTGTGGTGGGCGATCATCTTCTCATTCAAACGGAGCCGGGCGATGTCGTGCTGGTGAAAGCCAATCCGGAGAAGCTGGAAGAAATGGGCAGGATCAAGGCCCTAAGCTCCAAGACCTGGAATCCACCCACGCTTGCAGGTCGCTACCTGCTGGTGCGCAATGACCGTGAAGCCGTGTGTTTTGAGATTCCCGCAAAAGCCCCGTAG
- a CDS encoding DUF1501 domain-containing protein, whose product MSHHAPNLEHHFLTRRGLLSRIGMGFGSMALGKLMHETGAQAAPATVQDPFGARVPQFTPKAKRVVHLFMNGGPSHVDTFDPKPMLTKLDGKMLPNTLKTERPTGAGFKSPFTFQKYGKSGLEVSELFANTAQHADDMCVIRSMHADVPNHEPSLGLLNCGESRLNRPSMGSWITYGLGSENQNLPGYIVMCPNGMPIRRSKNWQAAFLPSVYQGTYVDSENLEVDKLVEFVRNTSLDLKQQRRQLDLLLELNQRHMIERQRDGQLDARIQSYELGYRMQMEASDAFDIMKEPESVRQMYGIQGKGKEAFARQCLIARRLLERGVRFLQLWTGEGQPWDNHDEILDHKRLADQTDRPIAALMTDLKQRGLFDETLLIWGGEFGRTPSVELPTPGSNAGKQRGRDHNHWGFTTWMAGGGVKGGTVYGATDEFGFQAVENPMHVRDLHATILHLLGFDHHKFTYRYAGLDYRLTGVEDGPKVIHDLIA is encoded by the coding sequence ATGTCCCATCACGCCCCCAATCTTGAACATCATTTCCTGACCCGCCGCGGATTGCTTTCGCGCATCGGCATGGGCTTCGGCTCCATGGCGCTTGGGAAACTGATGCATGAAACTGGAGCGCAGGCTGCTCCGGCTACGGTGCAGGACCCGTTTGGCGCAAGGGTCCCGCAGTTCACTCCCAAGGCGAAGCGGGTGGTGCATCTCTTCATGAACGGTGGCCCCTCCCATGTGGACACCTTCGACCCGAAGCCGATGCTCACGAAGTTGGACGGCAAGATGCTGCCGAATACGCTCAAGACGGAGCGTCCCACGGGAGCAGGCTTCAAATCGCCCTTCACTTTCCAAAAATACGGGAAGAGCGGTCTTGAGGTCAGTGAGCTCTTTGCGAATACCGCGCAGCACGCGGACGACATGTGCGTCATCCGCTCCATGCACGCGGACGTGCCGAACCACGAGCCTTCGCTTGGCCTGCTGAACTGCGGTGAGAGCCGTCTCAATCGCCCCAGCATGGGTTCGTGGATCACGTACGGTCTCGGTTCGGAAAACCAGAACCTGCCGGGCTACATCGTGATGTGCCCGAATGGCATGCCGATCCGCCGTTCCAAGAACTGGCAGGCGGCCTTCCTCCCCAGCGTGTATCAAGGCACTTATGTGGACTCGGAGAACCTCGAGGTGGACAAGCTCGTGGAGTTTGTGCGCAACACGTCGCTCGACCTCAAACAACAGCGCCGTCAGCTTGATCTGCTTCTTGAGCTGAACCAGCGCCACATGATCGAGCGTCAGCGCGATGGCCAGCTTGATGCACGCATCCAGAGCTATGAGCTCGGCTACCGCATGCAGATGGAGGCCAGTGATGCCTTTGACATCATGAAGGAGCCGGAGTCCGTGCGCCAGATGTACGGCATCCAGGGCAAGGGGAAGGAAGCGTTTGCACGTCAGTGCCTCATCGCGCGCCGCCTCCTGGAACGTGGTGTGCGCTTCCTGCAGCTCTGGACGGGTGAAGGCCAGCCGTGGGACAACCACGATGAAATCCTCGACCACAAGCGTCTCGCGGACCAGACGGACCGTCCCATCGCCGCGCTGATGACCGACTTGAAGCAGCGTGGTCTCTTCGATGAAACGCTGCTCATCTGGGGCGGTGAATTCGGCCGCACCCCTTCTGTCGAGCTTCCCACGCCGGGATCCAATGCCGGCAAGCAGCGCGGCCGTGACCACAACCACTGGGGCTTTACCACGTGGATGGCCGGCGGTGGCGTGAAGGGTGGCACCGTCTACGGCGCCACCGATGAGTTCGGCTTCCAGGCGGTGGAGAATCCAATGCACGTGCGTGACCTCCACGCCACCATTCTGCATCTGCTGGGCTTTGATCACCACAAGTTCACCTACCGCTATGCCGGCCTCGACTACCGCCTCACCGGCGTGGAGGACGGGCCAAAGGTGATCCACGATCTGATTGCGTAA